The Planctellipticum variicoloris DNA window GCATTTCATGAGCCGCGGGATCAACATCTACTCGCGCTGGCTGCTGGGCCTGAAGAGCCGGGACTGCAGCGGGGCCTTCCGCTGCTACCGGATCAGTAAGCTGCGCGAGATCGACTTCAGCAAGTTCCGTTCGCGCGGCTATGCGTTCCAGGAAGAAATGCTCTACCGCTGTGCGCGGGTCGGCTGCCGGCTCGTTGAGGTGCCGATCGTTTTCGAGGACCGCATTGCGGGCCAGTCGAAGATCAACCGGATGGAAGCCATCCGCGCGCTGCGGGATATCTTCCTGCTGACGCTCGATCGCGTCCGCGGCGCATCGGTGCGCGCCGGATGACCGTTTGCTAAGGCTGGTACTTCTTCGCTTCCACGAAACTCGCGACGAACTGCGACTCCCGAATCGGGAAGGCGACCTTGATGCCCGCCTGCTCGATCAGGGGGCGGACTTTCAGGCTCCGTCCCCATTCGTCGGTATCCAGCCCGCCGCTCCCGTCGTTGTCCATGCGGCCGAACGTCTCCCGGGCATCCTCGCGAAGGGCCGCATCTTCTTCCGCGGGAGGCGACAGCAGGCCCACGCCGATGCTGAGCGCGGCGGCCGAAATCCGCTGGGAAGGTTTTGCCACCAGCGCGAACGTCAGCTCGGGCGGCGTCAGGAATCCGTCGTCGTTCAGATCGAATTTCCGGAACTCGGCCAGATTGCCCCGGTCCCATTCGTACATGCCGATCTGTCGGTCGCCATTCTTGTCGAGCGTCCGGTACTTCTCCGGGAGATCCCGGATGAACGGCAGCGGCTTGGGAGTCTGGGGGGGGCTGGCGCTACTGCTGGATCGGCTGCGGTCCCCGCGATCGCTTCGGCCGGAGTCTCCCTCCTGCTGACGTTGCTCCATGGCCTTCTGCATCGCCCCGGAAAAAGCGTCCCGGGAGATCGGGCTGTCGGCGCTCAGCCCGGACTGCTGCAGGCGGTCCCGCAACGGCGGCGGCAGACGCTCGAATTCCTCCGAGTCGATATTGCCGTCCTGATTGCGGTCCATGAACCCGAAAAACCGGCCGGGATCGGGCGCTCCGCCCCCGAATCCGCCCGGAGGGCCACCGCCAAAACCGCCCGGCGGACCGCCTCCAAAGCCGCCTGGAGGTCCGCCCCCAAAGCTGCCTGGGCCGCCACTTCCAAACCCGCGAAATGATCCGCCGTCCCGTCCGCGGTCATCGCCCCGGCTGCCACGATCGCGTCCGAAGCCACCTCGGTCACCGCGATCCTCGCCGCCACGACCGAAATCCGGGGGCTGCGCCGCCGAGGCCTGACAGACGGCGACCGCCAGAAAGAACTTGAACAGGTGCGACGGCGCTGACATAGGAACCTCCACAGATCCAACACCTGCCGCCAGCAGGAGTTTCGGCGAAAAACTCGCCTGACTGGATCTGAGTTCCAGCGGCTGTCGGGCGGGAATCCTTGAGACGATTGCGCCCCGCCATCGCAACAGTCACAGGGCGCAGGAGGAACGTGTCCGGAAAAGTCTGATCTCCCTCTCGCCGTGGAATCGTCGTAACCCTTTGTTTGGCCGTTATTTCCTGTCCGGGGGGAAACCCTGTTTCGGCAACCATTTCCGCCCGAATCAATTTGTAGGGGATTCTCCCGAAACCGGTCCGGGCACGACCGGGTTTAATGGGGAGGGACCGCGGAACCCCGCAGTGCGATGGTCTCCGGTCGCCGAAGTCTTTTGTTCATTGCGCGATTCTTCTTCCGTCATTTGTGCAGGTCGAAATGTTGACATCGGAATCTCGACTTGGCGTCCGCCTCCTCCAGTTCAGCGCTGTTCTGGCATCGCTGGCGGTGGCGGGCGAACCGGTTCTGGCTCAGCCGGAATCGCCTGGAGCGGATCGTCGACCCAGCTTCGGGGTTCCGGGAGGGACGCCATTTCCAACCTTCGACTCTCCGCTGATGAGCCTCGGGCGATTTGGCCGCGACGAAGAGTTCGTCAGGCAGCTCCAGTTGACCGAAGAACAGCAGGAACAGATCGACGAAATTCGCCGTGGCATGCGGGACCTGTTCCGAATTCAAGATCCCGCCGAACAGGCCGCCAAAGTCGAGGAAATGAATCAGGCCGCTCTCGAAGTCCTGACTCCCGAACAGACGCAGGTCTGGGACAGGCAGAAGGCAAAGATTGTTCAAATGCGCAGCGCGGGGCAGGCTCCCGCCGCTCCCGGACAGAGTGCGGCTCCGGGAGCAGCGCCTGCAACCCCCAAAGCACCTGTTCGAAAGCCGCCGATTGTCGAGGCTCCTGCCGGAGCCGTACCTTCGGCCAGCTTCGGCGGTGATCCGGCCCCCGGAACGGGATCGGCCGCGACCCTGACGTTCAACTTCCGCTACGCGCCGTGGACTGAAGTTCTGAAGATGTTTGCCGAGGTCTCCGGGCTGACGCTGGACCTCAACGACGTCCCCCCCGGGACGTTCAACTACTACGACGAACGGACTTACACGCCGACGGAGGCGCTGGACATCCTGAACGGCTACCTGCTGCCGCGCGGGTATGTGCTGATTCGTCGCGATCGCTTCCTGGCCTGCGTCAACACGGAAAACAAGATCCCGCCCAACATGGTCCCGACCGTTTCCGTCGAGGAACTGGAACAGCGCGGCCGGAACGAGATGGTCACGCTGGTCCTGCCGCTCGAAGGTCTGGAAGCCGACAAGATTCAGAGTGAAGTCAAGGAATTGCTGGGGCCGCAGGGAACGGTCGCAGCCCTCAAAAACACCAATTCGCTGGTGATCACCGACATCGCCAGCCACGTCCGGCGGGTGCATGCCCTCCTGTCGGGCGGAGCGGGAGCCGGCAATCGGGAGACCGATTTCAAGGCGATTCCGTTGAAGTACATGTCCGCAACCGAAGCGGAGCGAAGTGTCAGGCGGCTGTTCGGGCTGCTGCCGACCGCGGCTGCGACGACGGCAACCTCGTCGCGATCCTCTTCTTCCCGGAGCGATTTCTTCTCTCGCGATCGAGGGGATCGCGGCGGGTTCGATCCGCGCGAAGCCTTCCGCGGTCCGACGCCGGCCCCCGCGCCGACGACCACGCAATCGCAATTTGCGAACAAGCTGCAGATTTCCGCCGACATCCGGACCAACAGCCTGCTGGTGACCGCGTCTTCGCAACTTGTGAAGGTCGTCGAGGAAGTGGTCAAGTCGATCGACGTGGACATCGTCGATGAACACGGCAACCGAGTCCCTCAGGACAGTCAGTCCGTGTTGTTCAAGAGCTATACGATCAACGGCGGCGACGTGGCGCAGGTCGCGCTGACTCTCAGCGGAATGTATCCCGGATTGATCGTCGGCCAGGACGACAAGTACGGCAAAATTCACGTCAATGCCACCGCCTCGGAACACGCCGAGATTGAAAAGCTGATCGCCCAGCTCGGCGGCGAATCGGAAGGGTCCGTCGCCGTCATCCCGCTGTCACGGATGGAGCCGGTCCAGGCCTCCAACACATTGCGGAGCCTGTTCAGCGGCGACGGTTCGCGGGCTCCTTCGATTGAGCCGGACGTCTTCGGTCGTCGCCTGATGGTCCGCGGAACTCCCGAGCAGGTGCAGCAGGTCAAGTCGATCCTGACTCAGATGGGGGAGGATGGCGGAACCGGGACCGGCCCGCGCAGCGGCGGCGGACCGGTCCGCAGAGTTCCCATTGACGGTCGCGATCCCGAAGAGTTCCTGCCGCTGATCCAGCAGGCCTGGGGGACGTCGGGGCGGAATCCAATTCGCGTGGTGGTTCCGTCTGTGCCAAATCCGATCCGTGACCGACGGATTCCCAGCGAGGTCTCGGTTCCCCCCGCCGACCGCGAGCCGCTGAACTCATCCGAGCGGCAGCCGCGTCGCGAGAAAGTTGGCGGACAACCCTCCGTGTCCGCGCCACGGCGGCTTCAGGTTCTGCCCGCCAGCCAGAAACTGTCGGCCGATCAGCCTGAACCCGAAGCCCGGAAACCGGAAACGGAGAAAACCGACGCCTCCCCCGTCGAGGAACCGGCCCCGGACAAGTCCGGGGCCAAGTCGCCGATCGGAATCACGGTGATGGGGAACGACCTGATCATCACTTCCGCCGACGAGAAGGCGCTGGATCGGCTGGAAGAAATGATCAGCCAGTTGTCGGCGGCGTTGCCCAACCGGACGCGGTGGACCGTGTTCTACCTGCGGTCCGCCGATGCCACTGAAGCCGCCCAGTTGCTGGAGCGGCTCTTTCCACAGAGCTCGGTCGCCGCGTCGACGAGTTCGAGCGAGGGATTCATGGGCTCGTTCACCGGCGGCCTGTCGAGCTTCGGCCGCGGCATGATGAACGCAACGGGACTCGACAGCACGCTGGCCGGCGGTCAGCCGCTGAAAATCATTACCGACATCCGGTCGAATGCGCTGTTCGTAACCGGGCCGAGCGATCAGGTCGGGGAGATCGAGCAGGTTCTGCAGTTGATCGACGCCAGTGAGCTGCCCGAAAGCCTGCGAACCCGCGTGCCCCGTTCCATTCCCGTCGAATACTCCAGCGTGACGGAAGTCGCGAAGATCGTCCGCGAAGTCTATAAGGATGCGCTGGAGCCGGAGCAGCCGGCCCAGAATCAGCGAGGGGCAAATCCATTCGCCATGATGATGGGAGGCGCTCCGCAGGGAAAACAGCGGGGGATTGAACTGACGGTCGGGGTGGACGAACAGACGAATCACCTGATCGTCTCCTGCAACGACTCCATGTTCCGCCAGATCGAGAATCTCGTACAGACGATCGATGAGCGCGAACGCGACGCCCGACGGACGATCCGCGTGGTGCCCCTCGAAAAAGCCGATCCCATGCTCCTCTCGCGGACGCTCGGGTCGGTCATCCCGAAGGTCACCGTCAGCGGCGGCGGCAGTCGGCCGAGCCGCGACCGGAGCGACGCCAGTTCGACATCCGGGCAGCCAAACTCGTCCGGGAGCGGAACTTCGACTCCGCAGGCGACGCCAGGGGGCTTCCCTGGAGGTTTTCCTGGCGGCGGATTTCCCGGCGGCGGCTTTTCGGGAGGCGGTCGGGGAGGAGATTCCGGGGGAGGTCGCGGCGGGGATTCCAGCGGACGAAGCGGATTCGGTGGATTTGGCGGGAGTCGGGGTGGGAGTCGCGGTTCCCGCTGAGTGGGCCGGCGAGGCGAACGTGAGAATTTTCGCCGATTGGCGAAAGCCGTTGGACGTCGGTTCCCCTCGCGTCGTATTCTTTGTGGAAGCCTGTCACCTGCCTGCCAGCGAGTCCGGGCGGCAGTTTCACCAGTTGAATTCTCAGCAGGGCATGCATTTCGGATGGATATTGGCACAGTCCTGATTCGCCGGGGGGTGGTGACGCCCGAACAGCTCAAGTCGGCGCAGCCTGACGTGAGCGGCCGACGGCTGGATCGCGCCCTGGTCGATCTGGGAGTCATCACCGAAGAAGCGGCGCTGCGGGCGCTCGCCGACGAACTGGGAATGCGGTTCGTCGAGATTAAAAAGGAAGCCATCGACCGGGAGCTGCTGATGCAGTTTCCGACCAGCGCGGTCTTCCGACATTCGCTGCTGCCGCTGCAGCGGCAGAATGGCAGCGTGGTCGTCGCCACCAGCGATCCGTTCAATCTGGAATCGCTCGAAGAGCTGAGTTCGATCAGCGGTTTTCATCTCGAACCGGTGCTGGCCTGCAAGGTCGACGTCGTCGAGATGATCAAGGATTATCTCGGCGTCGGCGGCGATACGCTCGGCGAACTGGTCGCGCAGCGGACGGCGGACGGCGTCGAAATCCTGGGGGACAATTCCGAGGATTCCGGCGACCTGGCGGAGATGGCCGAGGCGGCCTCGGTCATCAAGCTGGTCAACGAGCTGCTCGTGGAAGCCCTCGACCAGGGGGCGAGCGACGTACACATCGAGCCGCAGGAGTATGGTCTGACCGTCCGCTACCGCGTCGACGGTCTGCTGCGCGTCCAGCCGGTGCCGCAGTCGATCTCCCAGTTTTTTGCCGCGATCGTGACGCGTCTCAAGATCATGTCGCGTCTGAACATTGCGGAAAAGCGGATGCCGCAGGACGGCCGGATCAAGCTCAAGATTTCGGGACGCGAGATCGACGTCCGCGTCTCAATCATTCCGATGGTCCACGGCGAAGGGGTCTGCCTGCGTCTGCTCGACAAGGGGCGGATGCAGTTCAACCTGGCCAACGTCGGGATGCCCCCGGCGATGGCGAAAACATTTCACGAAATGATTGCGATGCCGCACGGCATCGTGCTGGTCACCGGACCGACCGGCAGCGGTAAAACGTCGACGCTCTACAGCGCGCTCAACGAAATTAAAGATCCGTCGATCAAGATCATCACCGTCGAAGACCCCGTCGAATACCAGAACCCCGGCATCAGCCAGATTCAGGTCCATTCGAAGGTCGGGTTGACCTTTGCCGCGGGGCTGCGGAGCATTCTGCGTCACGACCCCGACGTCGTGCTGATCGGCGAAATCCGCGACGCGGAAACCGCCGAGAGCGCCATTCAGGCCTCCCTCACGGGCCACCTCGTCTTCAGCACCCTGCATACGAACGACGCCCCCGGCGCATTTACGCGACTGATCGATATGGGGGTCGAACCGTTCCTGGTGGCCAGTTCCGTCGAAGGGGTGCTGGCGCAGCGGCTGGTCCGTCGCCTCTGCAAGCACTGCAAAAAAAAGGTGGTGATGCCGCGCGACGCCCTGCCCGACGACTATCCGTGCACGGAGCCGGAGGTGATGCTCTACGAGCCGGTCGGCTGTCGCGAGTGCCGGGACATTGGCTTCTCCGGACGAATGGCGATCTTCGAATTGCTGCACAAGGACGCCGAGATCGGCCGGCTGTGCGTGGCGCATGCCAGCACCCTGGAAATCCGGCAGTACGCCCTGAGTCGGGGGATGGTGACTTTGCGGCAATCGGGTTATCAGCGGGTCCAGGAAGGGTTGACCAGCCTGGACGAAGTGCTGCGCATCACCAAGGGCGACATCGGCTGAGCTTCCCGCGTCTTTTCTGAACCGTACCCGCAGACAGTCGGCTGAACATGCCCGAGTTCCGCTACACCGCGAAGGAGTTTTCCGGCCAGCAGGTCAGCGGGACGCTGACTGCGGGGACGGAGCGCGAGGCGCTCGGGCAACTCGCCGCTCGAAATCTGTTCCCGCTGCAGATCGCTCTGGCCGACGCGGCGCGCCGGCATCAGGAAGGACGCCGACGGCGCGTCCCCGCCAGTCTGCTGGCGACCTTCTATTCGCAGCTCTCCGACCTGCTCCGTTCGGGCGTGCCGCTGCTGCGGTCGCTGGAGCTGCTGGATCGCCAGACGCGACATCAGACGTTCAAACTGATTCTGCAGGAAATCCGCGCCGACGTGGCGGACGGCACCCGGCTGGCAGAGTCGCTGCGCCGTCATCCGGCGGTCTTTTCCGATCTGACGATCAGCATGGTGCGAGCCGGTGAAGAAGGCAGCTTCCTGGAGGATACACTCCACCGGATCGCCACCTTCACCGAGCACCAGGAGGAGCTGAAAGGGCGAGTCGTCGGCGCGATGGTCTACCCCGCATTCCTGATGGTCGTCGGCTCGCTGATCGTCGTGGCGATGCTGATCTACTTCGTTCCCAAGTTCGAACCAATGTTCGAACGGATGGAAGAGCAGGGGAGCCTTCCCTGGGCCACCACGGCGCTCATGGCCATCAGCCGCGGCATGCAGTCCTACGGCTGGGTGGCGCTGCTGGCGATCCCCGGAATCATCATCGGCCTCCAGAAGATGCTGGAGTCCGATGCCGGCCGGCGCAGACTCGACGAATTGAAGATCCGGCTCTGGGGCATCGGGCAGGTCGTCCGCAGCCTGGCGATCGCCCGGTTCTGCCGGGTTCTCGGAACGCTGCTCAAGAACGGCGTGCCGCTGCTGAACTCCCTCCGGATCGCCAAAGACGCCACCGGCAATCGCGTCCTCAGCGAAGCCATCGGCGAGGCCGCGGAGCACGTGTCGTCCGGCAAGTCCCTCGCCGTCCCGCTGGCGGACTGCAAGCAATTCCCGCCGGACGTGCTGGAAATGATCGCCGTGGGGGAAGAGGCCAACAACCTGGAAGAGGTGCTGGTGCAGGTCGCCGACAAGATGGAGCGGCATACCAACCGGCAGCTCGATCTGGTGGTGCGCTTGTTGGAACCGGCGATGCTGGTGATCATGGCGGGGATCATTTTGTTCGTGGTGGTGGCGCTGATGCTGCCAATTTTCCAAAGTTCGTCGCTCGCGTAGGCCAGCCGACGGGAGTCGGGTGTTCAATCAATGAAGGGAAACGGCTCCGGGCCGGGTGGTCTGTGAGGTCCAGTTCCCATTTTCGACCACAGTTTTCTGCAAGGAGCGCCGCCGTGATTCGTCCGATGTCCACTCGCCCCCGTCTGCGCCGCCGCGGTTTCACGCTGACGGAAGTCCTGCTGGTGCTGGCCATTCTGGGCGTGATCGCCGCAATGGTCGTCCCGCAGCTCCTCGGCCGCCAGAAGGACGCGCTGGTGCGGGCGACCAAAACCAGCATCAAAGGGATGGAAGACGCCTGTAAGCAGTATGCCGTCGACAACAGCGCGGAGTTCCCCACGGGAAGCAACGACGACGTCATCAACCTGCTGATGAATCCGGGGCAGAACGCCGACGGCCGGTCGATCAGCCCGTACCTGGAACAGGTCCCGAAGGACGCGTGGGGGCAGCACCTGTACTACGAATATCCCAATACCAAGGCCCAGAACTCTTCCAGGCCGGCCATCTGGTCGGCGGGGCCCAACAAGCAGAATGAAGACGGCTCCGGCGACGACATCAACAACTGGACGACCTGATCGGCAGGGGGGGCTTGCGATGACCGCCCGACGGAAGGCTCGCTCCGCATTCACGCTGGTCGAGATGCTGCTGGTACTGGCCGTACTGGTGGCGTTTACGACGATTGCGTGGCCGTCGTTTCAGCGGCTGTACGCCACCCAGTTTCTGCTGGAAGGGGCCGAGCAAGTCCGCCTGCAGTTCGCCGCCACGCGGACGCGGGCGATCGAAAGCGGCATTGTCTACCAGTTCCGCTGGGAACCGGACGGCCGAAGGTATCTGTCGCTTCCCTACGAAGCGGAGCTCGATCTGCCGGCCGAGGGTGAGGGCGAGATCCAGGATGACCTCTCGGGAAACGTCGCGCGCCGCTACGTGGGCGAGCTTCCCGAAAAGCTGACGTTTGTGGGAGGGAAAGACGCCGGCGGACAGTCCCTCCCCGCGGACCTGTTCGCGTCGTTCCCCGACGCCGACAAACTCGCCGCAGTCGCCTGGTCGGAGCCGGTGCTGTTTCAGCCGGACGGTACGGCGGTGGACGGAGAACTGATCGTCGGCGATCCGACGGGGCGGAACGTCGCGCTGGTGCTCCGCGGCGCAACGGGGGCGGTCACGGTCAGTCCCATTCAGCAGGAGCTACGCACCAATGGGAAGTAGCGGACCAGCTTCCGGGAGACGGACGGCGCCGTCCAGCCTGCGGCAGGGTATGACCCTGCTGGAAGTCGTCCTGGCGCTCGCCATTTTCTTCGGCGCCATGGCGGCCCTCGCGCAGTTGACCTGGAACGGGACACGCGCCGCCCTGCAGGCCCGTTTCAAAGCGCAAGCCGTAATCCGCTGCGAAACGAAGCTGGCCGAACTGGTCAGCGGCGTCGAACCCCTGCAGTCGCAAGCGAACATTCCCTTCCCGGACGATTCCGCCTGGACCTGGAGCGCCATGATTTCTCCGGGGAGCTTTCCGGAACTGGTGCTTATCGACGTTCGCGTCCAGCGCTCGGCCTCCAACAGCCTGGGCAACACGGAATTCGCCATCAGCCGGTGGATGCGGGACCCCGCGGTGCTGACGGAGGCCGCGACTCTGGCGGCCGAGGCGGCCGCGGACGGGATGGGCGGTGGCGCTCCGGGGGAGTCCCCGCCGCAATGATGCCTACAGCCCCAAAACAAGTTCCGTCGCTTCGCCGCGGAATGTCGCTGCTGGAAGTCGTGCTGGCGTCGGGACTGTGCGTCCTGCTGATTCTCGCCGTTTACTCGGCGATGGACCAAGCCTATCGGCTCAGCAGCACGGGGAAAGATGACCTGCAGCGAATGCAACTGGCGCGGGCCATCCTCCGCCGGATGGAGCTCGATGTCCGCTCCGTGACCTACGCTCCCACGGTTGAAGCCGCAGATGCGGACAGCGCCTTGTTTGAAGTGGACCCCGAACCCGACCCGGAAGATCCCGATCCCGAAGAACCAGTCCCCGAAGTGACGGTCCTCTCTCCGATCGACCAGTTACTTGCGGGAAGCGTCGGGCTGATCGGCACCGCAACCCGGTTGGAACTGCACGTCTCGCGTCCGCGGCGGGAGCTCTCCTTCGGCCCTCTGGTCGATGACGCCAGCGTCACCACGCGGGTCAGCGACCTCCGCAGCGTCATCTATGACTTTCAGGGGAGCGGAAGCTCCACGCTGGTCGACGCCGACGGCCAACCCCTGATCGGACTGATCCGCACCGAAGGGGACCGGATGGCCGTGCTGGACGTCGAAGCGGCGGGAGGGGCCGGCGAAATCATGACGTTGCCGCAGGCGCTCGCTCCCGAAGCCAACTCGGTCCTGTTCCGGTATTTCGACGGGACGACCTGGTACGAGGAGTGGGACACGCCGACGCTCGGCATGCTGCCGCGCGCCATCGAAGTCTCCATCCAGTTCGAACCGACTTCTGCGGCAATGCTCGGCGGCACGGCCGCAGCGGTGGCCGCCGGCACCACTCAGTTTCGTTTCGTGATCGCCCTGCCGACCGCCGACCCGACGGGAGGAGAAAGCCAGCTATGAGAACTCCATCACGAAACCGTTCCTGGCCGAGTTCCGGGCGACGCGGAAGCGTGCTGATCGTCGTCTTCGTGGTGATCCTGTTCTTGACGCTGGCGGCCTACACGTACACGCAGACCATGCTGACGGAGCTGGAAGCTTCGTCGATCCAGGGGCTCGACGCCCAGACGCGGGCCGCGGCCGATTCCGGCGTCGAGTACGCCGCGACGCTGCTGGCGAATCGATCGGAACCCGGACTGGAGAACCTGCTCCACAACCCTCAACTCTTCCACGGGGTGACCGTGATCGACTCGGAACGCGCCCGCGCCCGGGTGCGGTTCAGCCTGATCGCCCCCCTCGAACAGGACGCCGCGGGCCTGCGGGTCCGCTACGGCATGATGGACGAATCGGGCAAGCTGAACCTCAATATTCTGGGGCAGTTGAAGCTCACCGACGACCAGGCCCGTGCGTTGTTGATGGGCGTTCCCGGTATGACGGAAGACATTGCCGACGCGATCCGGGACTGGATCGACGCGGACAGCGAAGTGCTGCTGCACGGCGCCGAGACCGACGACACTTACGCCACCATGTCGCCGCCGTACTCTGCCAAGAACGGCCCGCTGGAGTCGATCGACGAATTGTTGATGGTCCGCGGGGTGACGCCGCAGTTGCTGTATGGCGAGGATGCGAACCGCAACGGCCTGCTCGATCCGAACGAGAACGACGCCGACGCCTCGCCTCCCTATGACAATGCCGACGGGCTCCTCGATCCGGGCTGGGTGGCGTTTTTTACGGTTCACAGCCGGGAGTCGAATCTGCAGGCGGACGGCGCGCCCCGGATCGACCTGAGCACCGGAATCCTGACGGACCTGTACGACGAGCTGGAAGAAGCCTTCGACGAAGACGTCGCCAAGTTCGTCGTCGCCTACCGGATCTTCGGCCCGAAACCGGATGAAACGCAGCCGGATGGAGGTGACGGCGGTGGCACAAAACCAACAGGAGGACAGCCGAAAGATCCAGCACCAAAGCCGAAAGATCCAGCACCAAAGCCGAAAGATCCAGCACCACAGCCGAAAAATCCAGCACCACAGCCGAAAGACGTTGCACAAATCCTGACGGGAATTGGTGCCGACGGCCAGGTGACCCGTGGGGGAATGGACCTGTCCAAGGGGGGCGCGAACAAGGTCCTGACGATCTACGATCTGATCGACGCCGAAGTCGAAGCCACCATCGACGGCGTCAAGACGACGCTGCCGAGTCCGTGGAAATCCGACGGTGGAGACTTCTCCACCATCCTGCTGGAACTGTTCGACAAATTTGGCATTTCCGCCGATCCCTACATCGAAGGGCGGATCAACATCAACCAGGCTCGCCGGGAAGTCCTGATCGGCATACCCGGCATGCCCGAAGAGCTGGCCGACGCCATTGTCGGATCGCAGCAGATCTCGGCCGAGGGCGTACCGCTGACCGATTCGATTCAACGACGGGCGACGACCGGCTGGCTGGTGGAGGACAAATTGACCGATCTGGCGACTCTGCGCGCCATCGACCCGTACATCACCGCCCGCGGCGACGTCTACCGCGTCCAGGTTCTGGGCTATTCCGACGGAGGCGGACCCGTGGCACGCCTTGAAGCCGTGATCGACGCCACTCAGATCCCGCCGCGGGTCGTCTTCCAGCGCGAACTCGACGGACTCGGCCGCGGCTACGGCAAGGCGTTCCTGACCCCGCTCGCCGGGAACTGAGCCGTCAGTCCAGATCCTGGGACTTCCTCACGACCGGCTCGACATCCAGCTCCGAGTCGTTGATGTAGAGGCGGGCGGGGGAAATCGAGAAGGCGGAATAGCGCCCGTTCTCCGAGATCCGACTGCCGCTGACGTCGACCTGCGAGGTCCCCGTCACCGCGATTCCCGCCCGACCATTCTGGCGAAGTTCCAGATTCTCCAGCAGGATTCCGTCGCAGAGATCGTGGGCATGGAATCCGTCGATGCGGAAGTGCTGAACCGTCAGGTTCTGAATCCACACGTGGGACGTGCGATACAGGCTGATGCCGGTTTCCGCTCCTGCATGGGCAAACGTCTGCTTCGCGGGCGGCTCTGCCGAATCGGACCGGTAGTAAAAACCGCCGCGCCGCGACATCCAGCGGCCTGCGGGCAAGCTGTCGATGCCATCGGCCGAGGACTGCGGCAGAAACTCCGGAACCAGGACGCCCTCCCGCAGCAGCACGTAGTACCCCT harbors:
- a CDS encoding GspE/PulE family protein, yielding MDIGTVLIRRGVVTPEQLKSAQPDVSGRRLDRALVDLGVITEEAALRALADELGMRFVEIKKEAIDRELLMQFPTSAVFRHSLLPLQRQNGSVVVATSDPFNLESLEELSSISGFHLEPVLACKVDVVEMIKDYLGVGGDTLGELVAQRTADGVEILGDNSEDSGDLAEMAEAASVIKLVNELLVEALDQGASDVHIEPQEYGLTVRYRVDGLLRVQPVPQSISQFFAAIVTRLKIMSRLNIAEKRMPQDGRIKLKISGREIDVRVSIIPMVHGEGVCLRLLDKGRMQFNLANVGMPPAMAKTFHEMIAMPHGIVLVTGPTGSGKTSTLYSALNEIKDPSIKIITVEDPVEYQNPGISQIQVHSKVGLTFAAGLRSILRHDPDVVLIGEIRDAETAESAIQASLTGHLVFSTLHTNDAPGAFTRLIDMGVEPFLVASSVEGVLAQRLVRRLCKHCKKKVVMPRDALPDDYPCTEPEVMLYEPVGCRECRDIGFSGRMAIFELLHKDAEIGRLCVAHASTLEIRQYALSRGMVTLRQSGYQRVQEGLTSLDEVLRITKGDIG
- a CDS encoding right-handed parallel beta-helix repeat-containing protein codes for the protein MKFRDFRLFLIAVLACQHVAGAGVLFVDNRSGSDAADGRFPRSMSPQSGPVRTIRRVLELAQHGETIELTKNAQPYYEALPLTGIRHSGSAENPFIIRGNGAILSGLRALPSAGWEPVGQDTRLWQLSFTRKGYYVLLREGVLVPEFLPQSSADGIDSLPAGRWMSRRGGFYYRSDSAEPPAKQTFAHAGAETGISLYRTSHVWIQNLTVQHFRIDGFHAHDLCDGILLENLELRQNGRAGIAVTGTSQVDVSGSRISENGRYSAFSISPARLYINDSELDVEPVVRKSQDLD
- a CDS encoding secretin N-terminal domain-containing protein — protein: MLTSESRLGVRLLQFSAVLASLAVAGEPVLAQPESPGADRRPSFGVPGGTPFPTFDSPLMSLGRFGRDEEFVRQLQLTEEQQEQIDEIRRGMRDLFRIQDPAEQAAKVEEMNQAALEVLTPEQTQVWDRQKAKIVQMRSAGQAPAAPGQSAAPGAAPATPKAPVRKPPIVEAPAGAVPSASFGGDPAPGTGSAATLTFNFRYAPWTEVLKMFAEVSGLTLDLNDVPPGTFNYYDERTYTPTEALDILNGYLLPRGYVLIRRDRFLACVNTENKIPPNMVPTVSVEELEQRGRNEMVTLVLPLEGLEADKIQSEVKELLGPQGTVAALKNTNSLVITDIASHVRRVHALLSGGAGAGNRETDFKAIPLKYMSATEAERSVRRLFGLLPTAAATTATSSRSSSSRSDFFSRDRGDRGGFDPREAFRGPTPAPAPTTTQSQFANKLQISADIRTNSLLVTASSQLVKVVEEVVKSIDVDIVDEHGNRVPQDSQSVLFKSYTINGGDVAQVALTLSGMYPGLIVGQDDKYGKIHVNATASEHAEIEKLIAQLGGESEGSVAVIPLSRMEPVQASNTLRSLFSGDGSRAPSIEPDVFGRRLMVRGTPEQVQQVKSILTQMGEDGGTGTGPRSGGGPVRRVPIDGRDPEEFLPLIQQAWGTSGRNPIRVVVPSVPNPIRDRRIPSEVSVPPADREPLNSSERQPRREKVGGQPSVSAPRRLQVLPASQKLSADQPEPEARKPETEKTDASPVEEPAPDKSGAKSPIGITVMGNDLIITSADEKALDRLEEMISQLSAALPNRTRWTVFYLRSADATEAAQLLERLFPQSSVAASTSSSEGFMGSFTGGLSSFGRGMMNATGLDSTLAGGQPLKIITDIRSNALFVTGPSDQVGEIEQVLQLIDASELPESLRTRVPRSIPVEYSSVTEVAKIVREVYKDALEPEQPAQNQRGANPFAMMMGGAPQGKQRGIELTVGVDEQTNHLIVSCNDSMFRQIENLVQTIDERERDARRTIRVVPLEKADPMLLSRTLGSVIPKVTVSGGGSRPSRDRSDASSTSGQPNSSGSGTSTPQATPGGFPGGFPGGGFPGGGFSGGGRGGDSGGGRGGDSSGRSGFGGFGGSRGGSRGSR
- a CDS encoding type II secretion system F family protein, with protein sequence MPEFRYTAKEFSGQQVSGTLTAGTEREALGQLAARNLFPLQIALADAARRHQEGRRRRVPASLLATFYSQLSDLLRSGVPLLRSLELLDRQTRHQTFKLILQEIRADVADGTRLAESLRRHPAVFSDLTISMVRAGEEGSFLEDTLHRIATFTEHQEELKGRVVGAMVYPAFLMVVGSLIVVAMLIYFVPKFEPMFERMEEQGSLPWATTALMAISRGMQSYGWVALLAIPGIIIGLQKMLESDAGRRRLDELKIRLWGIGQVVRSLAIARFCRVLGTLLKNGVPLLNSLRIAKDATGNRVLSEAIGEAAEHVSSGKSLAVPLADCKQFPPDVLEMIAVGEEANNLEEVLVQVADKMERHTNRQLDLVVRLLEPAMLVIMAGIILFVVVALMLPIFQSSSLA
- the gspG gene encoding type II secretion system major pseudopilin GspG gives rise to the protein MIRPMSTRPRLRRRGFTLTEVLLVLAILGVIAAMVVPQLLGRQKDALVRATKTSIKGMEDACKQYAVDNSAEFPTGSNDDVINLLMNPGQNADGRSISPYLEQVPKDAWGQHLYYEYPNTKAQNSSRPAIWSAGPNKQNEDGSGDDINNWTT
- a CDS encoding pilus assembly FimT family protein; this translates as MTARRKARSAFTLVEMLLVLAVLVAFTTIAWPSFQRLYATQFLLEGAEQVRLQFAATRTRAIESGIVYQFRWEPDGRRYLSLPYEAELDLPAEGEGEIQDDLSGNVARRYVGELPEKLTFVGGKDAGGQSLPADLFASFPDADKLAAVAWSEPVLFQPDGTAVDGELIVGDPTGRNVALVLRGATGAVTVSPIQQELRTNGK